AGAGGGAAATGAACAGATTAACAATTATCATAAAATCGTTAATAACCATTTTGGGCCTCGTCCACGAAAAGGAGGGCCGCATGGCGAAACTATTCAAATTGGAGACAGTGGCACTTCAATGGCACCTTCTTACACTATTGTTGAACATAATTTATTTGAACGATGTGATGGCGAAGTTGAAATCATCTCTAATAAATCAAACAATAATATTTACCGTGATAATATCTTTTATAAATCTGAAGGCTCTTTGGTTTTGCGACATGGAAACTACTGTACCATTGATAGTAATATATTTATTGGAGATGAGAATTCTGATTTTATGGGCGGTATTCGTCTAATTAATACAGGACATTGGATTACCAATAATTATTTTTATAAAATAAAAGGAAATGAATTCCGCAGTGCATTAGCGGTTATGAATGGAGTTCCAAAATCTCCTCAAAATCGCTATAATCAAGTTACTGATGCTGTTGTAGCTTATAACACTTTTGTAGATTGCGGCACTCCTTGGCAATTGAGTGTAGGTGCTAACATGGATAAATCAGCTGTTTTACCAGCGCAGGAAATTCGTTCGGCAAGGCCAACACGTACTATTATAGCTAACAATTTAATTTATAATTCTGGAGATGTTAAGGCGCCGATAAAAGCTTATGATAAGATTGATGGCATTTTATTTAAAAAAAACATTATAAACACGGATTACGAAAGCAAATCAGAAACAAAAGAATTACAAAGAAGCGACTTCACTCTAAACAAACAATCTGACTGGTTATATGTTCCAACAGCAAATCAAACAGACGTTTATAATGGTTTTGATTTTGAAAATATAGCAAAAGATGTATTTGGAAATGACAGAAGTACTAAAAACTCAATTGGAGCAATGGTTTTTCCTGTAGATAAAAACAAAGGACAGATTAACAAAAAGGACTTCGGAACAAGCTGGTTTTCTAATGATACACAGATAACAACACCAAAAACGGTTCAAGTCTCTACGCAGAAAGAATTCGTCAAAGCCCTTTCCGAAGCTTCTTCAAATACCATTATTGAACTAAAAAGTGGAACTTATAAAATAACCGAATCTCTGAAAATTGATAAAACAATTGCAATTCAATCAAGAGACAAAAAAAGCAAAGCCATTTTGGAATATAATGGAGCAAACAATACTGCCGCTTTCTTAATGTTACCAAAAGGAAACTTAGTGCTGAATGCAGTAATTCTTAAAGGAAAAAATACTCAAAATGCATTTACTACCAAAGAAAAGGAAATGTCTTCGGCTTATAACCTAAAAATAGAAAACAGCGAAATAAGTCAGTTTGATTATGTTTTAAAAGCTTATAAAGATTCCTTTTCAGACACAATTGCTATCAACAATTCTATAATAAAAGATTGCAAGAACGGAATTAGTCTAACAGCAGAAAATGATGATTTAGGAGAATATAATGCCGAGTTTTTACTGATTACCAATACTAAATTCAGTACTATTTCTAATTATATATTAGATTATTATAGAGGTGGTTATGATGAATCTACTATTGGAGGCAATTTAGTTTTTGACAATAATTCTGTTATCAATTCTGGAAAATTAGAAGCAAGCGGGACGTTATTAAAATTACAAGGGATTGTAAATGTTACAATATCAAATAACATCTTTAGCAACAATGCTGTAAAAACAATTGCTGTTTTATGGGGAGAAAAAGAACAAGTAAACAGCAATAATAAAATTGATGATTCGGGAGAATTTAAAACCGAACAAAATTTAAAGCAGAAAATGATGTATTAGTTAAAAAAAGGTTCAAAGTAACAGAGTGACAAAGTTGCAAAGGTTTTTTAGCCTGTAGAAAAAAATAAAAATATGAGCAAAGTAGTTGCATTTGGAGAAATCATGCTTCGTTTATCGACAGAAAGACATCTGCGTTTTTCGCAATCCACAGTATTTGGTGCTACGTATGGAGGCGGAGAATTTAACGTATGTGTTTCTCTGGCTAATTATGGCGTTAATGCTGAATTTGTTACAAGACTGCCTGAAAATGAGATTGGTTTTTCTGCATTGAAAGAAATCAGAAAAATGAATGTCGAATCCAAAAACATTGTTTACGGAGGAGAACGTTTAGGAATCTATTTTCTGGAAACCGGTGCAGGAACACGCGGCAGCAACGTGGTGTATGACCGTGCGCACAGTGCAATGTCGACTATAGAAAAAGGACAGGTTGACTGGGATAAAGTTTTAGAAGGGGCAGAATGGTTCCACTGGAGCGGTATTACGCCTGCAATTTCACAGACTGTTGCAGAAGCCTGTTTGGAAGCAATAAAAGTGGCCCACAAAAAAGGAATTAAAATTTCATGTGACTTAAATTACAGGTCTAAACTCTGGCAGTACGGCAAAACGCCTAGTGAAGTAATGCCGGAGATGTTAAAATACAGCAGTGTTATTTTAGGAGATATTGATACGGCTTATTTTATGCTTGGAATTCCTAAAGTAAATCCGAATTATCAGGATGAAAAATCACTTCCGGCGGTATATGATAAACTGTTTAAATTGATTCCGAACCTTAGAGTTGCTGCAACAACGCTTCGTTATTCTGTCAGTGCTTCGCACCAGAGAATCGGCGGTATTTTATATGACGGGAAAACAGTTTACAGCGCAAAAGTAAAAGAAGTAACACCTGTGGTTGACCGCGTAGGAAGCGGAGATGCTTTTATGGGCGGCTTGATCTACGGTTTACTGGAATATCAGAATAACAGCCAGAGAGCGCTGGACTTTGCAGTCGCAGCCTGCTGTTTAAAACACACCATTGCAGGAGATTATAATCTGGTTACTTTAAAAGAAGTTGAAAATAGGATTGATGGTGATGGTTCTGCATTAGTATCAAGATAATTTTAAAATAAAATGGCAAAATATTCAAGAATAGAAGTGGCTCAGACCATGAAAGAGAACGGCATGGTTCCGTTATTTTTTCATTCTGATATCGAATTGAGTAAAAAAGTACTGAAAGCATGCTACGACGGCGGTTCCCGATTAATGGAGTTTACCAGCAGAGGCGACTTTGCGCATGAAGTTTTCGGAGCTTTAAACAAATATGCTTTGGCAGAACTTCCGGGAATGATTCTGGGAGTCGGTTCTATTACAGATGCGGCTTCGGCTTCGTTATATATGAGTTTAGGCGCAAATTTTATTGTAACTCCTGTTTTCAGGGAAGATATTGCAATAGCCTGCAACCGCAGAAAAGTATTGTGGTCGCCTGGATGCGGCACATTAACAGAAATCGCAAGAGCAGAAGAATTAGGCTGTGAAATCGTGAAATTATTTCCAGCTGATACTTACGGACCTGAATTTATAAAAGCCATAAAAGGGCCGTGTCCATGGACAAATATTATGCCGACAGGAGGAGTTTATCCAACAGTGGAAAGTTTAAGTTCATGGCTGCATGCAGGAGCAACTTGTGTTGGTTTAGGATCGCAATTGATTTCAAAAGACATATTAGAAAAGAAAGACTTTGACGGACTTACTTCAAAAGTGAAACAGGTTCTTGGCATCATTAAGGAAATCAGAGAAAAATAAAATACACTTTTGGGTCTTGAATCAAAAATCAGTACAATTTAAGAAAGAGGAAAATTTATTAGCTTGGTAAATAAGCGGCAAAAATAATTGGTAGTTTAAAGGAAATTAATCCCAGCTCCTCACAAAAGGATTAATCCAATTATTCTAACAAGGACAAATGCCGCTTATTGATTTTGTTTTACTATTCTCTTTACAACTATAAGATATAAATTATTCTTGATCAGTATTAAAACTTCCTTTATCAGGATATTTAAGTGTATCTTTTAACTCCTCGACACGTTTAGGATCAAATTTAGGCAATTGTAATTCGTTATTTTCTTTCCATTTTTTTATGGTCTCAGAAATTGCCTCTGATTTTTCTGTGGAAGTTGGTGTATGACGAGCCATATAAAGTGTCTGCGAAGGATAAGCTAAAGAGGTTCCACTCTGCTCTATTATATCCATCATTCTCAATAATATATCTTCCTGAACTTCCTGAGAAGTTTCAACATTTATCGCTTCAATATAAGCTGTAATTTCAACTTTTAAAGCATCTGCCGTTACACCTGTAAAACGGACTATCGGGTTTGAATTGTTTATGGCTGGATGAGCATACAACAAAGACCTTAATTCTACAAGCAAATAACGCATCTGATCAGGCGAAGTCTCCATTCTAAAATTAAATATCGGATTAAATATAAAACGGTCACGATGGGTATAATTTTCTATTTTACTAGCTGATAGTTGTCCGTTTGGAATAGTTACAATAGTTCGTGCTGAAGTTCTAAGCGTAGTCGAACGCATTCCGATCGATTCTACTGTTCCTTTAATATCATCTATTCGACAATAATCTCCCACTCGCAAAGGCTGATCTGCAATAAGGCTCACACTTCCAACAAAATTTTCGATTGTTTTTTGTGCTCCTAATGCTAATGCGATACCCCCGATTCCCAGTGCAGCAAGTCCTGCTGTCACATCAACACCAATAATTCCTAATAAAGCAATGATTCCTATGACTACGATTGCTGCTTTAGTGGTACGGCTTAGAAATAAAATAGCAGAAATAGCAGATATACGTCCGCTTCTGCTCATTCTGCTTCTAGCATACATACTTACAAAATCGGTCATTCTCCACAGCAATATTAAGAACGCCAAAATCCCAATAGTAATGATGATGATTCCAAAACGCTGCCTCACAATTATAGAAATTCCCATACGTTGTGTAAAAGCAACAAACAAAATCACTGTCAGATACATATGAACTGGTAATGCCAATGCTTCTATAATGGCAGTTCCTTGCTCTGTAGCTGCTTTTTTCCAGGTTTTTTGAACTAACAAACCAATCAAAAATACTAGCAATCTAGCAAGTAAATAAGATAAAACAGTCATAACTACCACAACAGTCCAATGTCCGATTGGCACATTCCCTAACTTCTTCTCTTTCAAAACAGTAGGCAGTACGCGATCTAGAAAAGTTTTTTCTTTAGAAACATCGGCAGAAAGAATAGATTCTACGGTTTCGGCAGAGAAAAGCCATAGAGGTGGCTGACTGTCATCTGACTGATTTTCTACATAAAGCTGAATGGACGTTTTACTAGTAGTAATACTTCCAACATGATCAACACCTGTTGCCAAATCATCGTCTGTACGTCCCGTTTCTTTATTGCTTATAATAGAAGATGGCGATAAATTTCCTCCCTGATCTAATAATTGCTGAAAAGTCTTTGCTATACGAATTCTTTCTGCTGTTTTACGATAAGATCTTTTACTTAAGACAAAATATTGACTTGCACGAAGATAGTTTTGATCACCTATAGCTTTTATAAAACCATTGACGGTTCCCTGAGGTGTTCTTCTGCCCAGAGAATCTTCAGGGGCTTTGGCTGGTTCTTCAGTTGTGGTTTTACTGGTGCCTAATAATTGAGCTGTTACTATTTCAGGTTTAATCAATAAAACTGACCATAAGAACAAAAAATACAGTAAGCGTTTTATATCTAAACTCATACTTTCCTTGAATTTTTGATTTAATAAACTAAAAATAAGAAATATAGAACAGAAAAGAAACTTAAAATTCTTGATTTACAGTTTTAATCATCATTTGAGAGGCATACTGCTCAAAATGTATTTCTATGCTTTACCTCTATAATCCCATTAAATTTATTTCACATTTATGAAGCCATCATCCTGTTTTTAGTAAGATTTACTGGGAAAGTATTGAAATTACAATAGGTAGAATTTAGTTAAAATTTATTTCTTTTTTAACAACTGAAAAAGGATTACAGATTGTTAAATTTTTCTTAATTTTTAATTTATAAAATCATTACGGATTAAATCATAAATATTTGACAATCATTTATTAAAATAACAAAATCAAAAGTTACACTTTAATTAATTTCTAATCATAAAAATGAAGTTATAAATCAATATGTAAAAAAAATACTATTAGTATATCATAAATAACTATTTTTACACAGTCTAAATAAGAATAAAAACAGAAGGAAATTCTTAAAATAAAGACAAACCAAAAAATCAATGAAAAGTAAAATTACCAACGGTCTGAGTCAAAAAAAAATAGTTTTAAGTTTTGTTTTATTATGTATAAATCTGCTGCAAGCCCAAAAGAACAACACGATTCGAGGAAATGTATATCATTCTGGAAACCCAATAAAACAAGCAGTAATAACACTAGAGCCTTCTGGTAAAACAACCTTCTCAGATTTTAATGGTTTTTTCTCCTTCTCTGAATTGCCAAATGGAAATTATACTATAAGTGTGACTAATATGGGGTTTAAAAATCACATACAGCAAATAGTCTTAAATGAAAATCAAATTAAACCGTTGCGTATTGATTTGGAAGCTGGCATTGACTTAAATGAAGTAAGTGTAACAAGTAAAACCACTTCAAAAAACAATCCCGAAACACTTATCAATGCGCAATACAGTGCTATGCCTGTCACCATAATCGATCGTAAAACTATTGAACTTATGGGAAGCCGTAGACTCGATGAAATCCTGAAAGAGCAGACTGGAATAGCAGTTGTAAATAATATCAGTGGCGGTGCAAGATCAGTTGGTGTTCAAATGCAGGGCTTTGGAAGCGAGTATATTATGGTTTTAATTGATGGGCAACCCATGGTGGGAAGAAATCACGGAAATTTTGATCTTTCTCGCATCAGCGTATCAAATATCGAGCGAATTGAAATTATAAAAGGTGCTTCTTCTAGTTTGTATGGAAGCGAAGCTCTTGGAGGTACAATTAACATTATTACTAGACACGGAGTAATCGATCCGCAATTGCAAGCTTCTTTAAATTATGGATCTCTAAATATAGTTGATGCAACTTTAGAAGGCGAAAGTCCTTTCTCCAATAACAAAGGAACTGCAAATATTGCGGCAAATTATTATAGAACTGATGGTTTTAATACCAATTCGAAGTACATTCAGGGAACTACTTCTCCACCCTATGACAATTACAGTCTTCAAGGAAGATCACGTTATCAGCTTAATGAAAATAGTTACTTGAATTTTAGTGGACGTTATGGACTTCGCCGTTCTTTTATGCAGAAAGATTTTGGTCTCGGTCACATCTCGGGAGATAATCAGGATGAACAGGATTTGAATCTATCTCTTTCCTTTGATCATAAATTTAATAGCAATTTCAGAAGTATTACCAGATATTATCTAACCAATTATACTGCCGATATGAGCGTTGCCTGGCAGGAAAGTGACAATTCTGTAAGTCAGGATGTTTTTAGACAAACACTCCATCGTTTGGAACAACAGTTTTCCTTTAGCCATAATAATATGTATCAACTTGTTGGAGGAATTGGAGGCAGCATCGAAAACATGAATGATGATGCGCTTACAGGTGTTAATTCTCTTCAAACTTTCTTCTCTTATTTACAAGGCGAATGGACACCCATTCAAAAATTAAAAGCCGTTGGAGGATTACGATATGATCATACCAATAATTTTGGAGGAAGATTAAATCCAAGTTTTGGTCTACAGTATTTCATTACACCAAAAATAACTCTTAAAGCAGGTATTGGAACTGGTTTTAAAGCTCCTGATTTTAAAACGAATTACTTAGTTTTTTATAATTCTAGCAGCAATTATCTTGTTATTGGAAATGCTGTTCTAGCTCCTACTTTACAGCAATTACAGGATGACGGGCAAATCAGCGAAATCAGACAGTATGTACTAAATCAAACAGCTGGAAATCTTCAGGCAGAAAAAAGCACTTCTTATAATACTGGAATAGTTGTCGAACCTTCAAAAAAATTCAAAGCTGAAGCCAATGTTTTTTATCATAAAATAACCAATCAGATCAACAGCATCCAAGTTGCCACAGGAACTAATAATCGAATTATTTATACCTATCAAAATCTACCAGAAGCTGTTAACAAAGGATTTGAAATTGGCTTAAAATTAAGTCCTATAAAGAATCTAGAAATAAGTGCCGGCTATCAATATTTAATTGCTCAGGATTTAAGTGTAAAAGATAGTATCAGAGCAGGAAAATGGCCCTACAGCCAAAATATTCACGATCCGGCAACTGGAAATTCCTATAAACCTAGACCAAAAGATTACTGGGGTATTGAAAACCGCTCTCGTCACATGGCCAATACTGCCATCTTTTATCGCTACGATCCTTGGAAAATGAGTGCAAGCGTACGAGTAAACTTTAGAGGAAAATATCCTTTTGGAGATCGAAACGGAAATCAATTTATAGACAAATACGACATTTTCGTAAAAGATTATTGGCTGACGAATGCTAGTCTCGAAAAACGTTTATTGAAAGATCATCTCAGTATCAGATTTACGGCAGATAATATTTTCAATTATACAGATCCACTCATGCCGGGACAGCCGGGAAGAATACTTCTTGGAGGTTTGAGTTACCGTTTCTTTAAAGATTTATAAAATAACTAAACATTAATATTTACAAATGAAAACAAAAAGAATGATTAAAAAATGCCGTTGCCTTATACCGCTTTTAACTGCGGTATTGTTTACTGGTTGCAGCAGTAATGAAGAAGATATATCAGCAACACTTGTAGATGGAAAAAGTACTGTAATCACAGATTTAGCTGGAG
This portion of the Flavobacterium panacagri genome encodes:
- a CDS encoding chondroitinase-B domain-containing protein; protein product: MKNFLALNLVFLLFSFVATGKDIIKVKNEAELKTAISSAKPGDEIILSNGTWKNIQIKFDSKGTKDNPITLRAETSGKVSIEGVSDLKIGGSYLVIRGLYFRNGYTPSKSVIDFHIDSSKIANNCTVTDCVIEDFTQLNRVRSDHWIEFWGRHNELSNSYLSGKSNQGPTIMVILEGNEQINNYHKIVNNHFGPRPRKGGPHGETIQIGDSGTSMAPSYTIVEHNLFERCDGEVEIISNKSNNNIYRDNIFYKSEGSLVLRHGNYCTIDSNIFIGDENSDFMGGIRLINTGHWITNNYFYKIKGNEFRSALAVMNGVPKSPQNRYNQVTDAVVAYNTFVDCGTPWQLSVGANMDKSAVLPAQEIRSARPTRTIIANNLIYNSGDVKAPIKAYDKIDGILFKKNIINTDYESKSETKELQRSDFTLNKQSDWLYVPTANQTDVYNGFDFENIAKDVFGNDRSTKNSIGAMVFPVDKNKGQINKKDFGTSWFSNDTQITTPKTVQVSTQKEFVKALSEASSNTIIELKSGTYKITESLKIDKTIAIQSRDKKSKAILEYNGANNTAAFLMLPKGNLVLNAVILKGKNTQNAFTTKEKEMSSAYNLKIENSEISQFDYVLKAYKDSFSDTIAINNSIIKDCKNGISLTAENDDLGEYNAEFLLITNTKFSTISNYILDYYRGGYDESTIGGNLVFDNNSVINSGKLEASGTLLKLQGIVNVTISNNIFSNNAVKTIAVLWGEKEQVNSNNKIDDSGEFKTEQNLKQKMMY
- a CDS encoding sugar kinase → MSKVVAFGEIMLRLSTERHLRFSQSTVFGATYGGGEFNVCVSLANYGVNAEFVTRLPENEIGFSALKEIRKMNVESKNIVYGGERLGIYFLETGAGTRGSNVVYDRAHSAMSTIEKGQVDWDKVLEGAEWFHWSGITPAISQTVAEACLEAIKVAHKKGIKISCDLNYRSKLWQYGKTPSEVMPEMLKYSSVILGDIDTAYFMLGIPKVNPNYQDEKSLPAVYDKLFKLIPNLRVAATTLRYSVSASHQRIGGILYDGKTVYSAKVKEVTPVVDRVGSGDAFMGGLIYGLLEYQNNSQRALDFAVAACCLKHTIAGDYNLVTLKEVENRIDGDGSALVSR
- a CDS encoding bifunctional 4-hydroxy-2-oxoglutarate aldolase/2-dehydro-3-deoxy-phosphogluconate aldolase, translating into MAKYSRIEVAQTMKENGMVPLFFHSDIELSKKVLKACYDGGSRLMEFTSRGDFAHEVFGALNKYALAELPGMILGVGSITDAASASLYMSLGANFIVTPVFREDIAIACNRRKVLWSPGCGTLTEIARAEELGCEIVKLFPADTYGPEFIKAIKGPCPWTNIMPTGGVYPTVESLSSWLHAGATCVGLGSQLISKDILEKKDFDGLTSKVKQVLGIIKEIREK
- a CDS encoding mechanosensitive ion channel family protein, coding for MSLDIKRLLYFLFLWSVLLIKPEIVTAQLLGTSKTTTEEPAKAPEDSLGRRTPQGTVNGFIKAIGDQNYLRASQYFVLSKRSYRKTAERIRIAKTFQQLLDQGGNLSPSSIISNKETGRTDDDLATGVDHVGSITTSKTSIQLYVENQSDDSQPPLWLFSAETVESILSADVSKEKTFLDRVLPTVLKEKKLGNVPIGHWTVVVVMTVLSYLLARLLVFLIGLLVQKTWKKAATEQGTAIIEALALPVHMYLTVILFVAFTQRMGISIIVRQRFGIIIITIGILAFLILLWRMTDFVSMYARSRMSRSGRISAISAILFLSRTTKAAIVVIGIIALLGIIGVDVTAGLAALGIGGIALALGAQKTIENFVGSVSLIADQPLRVGDYCRIDDIKGTVESIGMRSTTLRTSARTIVTIPNGQLSASKIENYTHRDRFIFNPIFNFRMETSPDQMRYLLVELRSLLYAHPAINNSNPIVRFTGVTADALKVEITAYIEAINVETSQEVQEDILLRMMDIIEQSGTSLAYPSQTLYMARHTPTSTEKSEAISETIKKWKENNELQLPKFDPKRVEELKDTLKYPDKGSFNTDQE
- a CDS encoding TonB-dependent receptor, whose amino-acid sequence is MKSKITNGLSQKKIVLSFVLLCINLLQAQKNNTIRGNVYHSGNPIKQAVITLEPSGKTTFSDFNGFFSFSELPNGNYTISVTNMGFKNHIQQIVLNENQIKPLRIDLEAGIDLNEVSVTSKTTSKNNPETLINAQYSAMPVTIIDRKTIELMGSRRLDEILKEQTGIAVVNNISGGARSVGVQMQGFGSEYIMVLIDGQPMVGRNHGNFDLSRISVSNIERIEIIKGASSSLYGSEALGGTINIITRHGVIDPQLQASLNYGSLNIVDATLEGESPFSNNKGTANIAANYYRTDGFNTNSKYIQGTTSPPYDNYSLQGRSRYQLNENSYLNFSGRYGLRRSFMQKDFGLGHISGDNQDEQDLNLSLSFDHKFNSNFRSITRYYLTNYTADMSVAWQESDNSVSQDVFRQTLHRLEQQFSFSHNNMYQLVGGIGGSIENMNDDALTGVNSLQTFFSYLQGEWTPIQKLKAVGGLRYDHTNNFGGRLNPSFGLQYFITPKITLKAGIGTGFKAPDFKTNYLVFYNSSSNYLVIGNAVLAPTLQQLQDDGQISEIRQYVLNQTAGNLQAEKSTSYNTGIVVEPSKKFKAEANVFYHKITNQINSIQVATGTNNRIIYTYQNLPEAVNKGFEIGLKLSPIKNLEISAGYQYLIAQDLSVKDSIRAGKWPYSQNIHDPATGNSYKPRPKDYWGIENRSRHMANTAIFYRYDPWKMSASVRVNFRGKYPFGDRNGNQFIDKYDIFVKDYWLTNASLEKRLLKDHLSIRFTADNIFNYTDPLMPGQPGRILLGGLSYRFFKDL